A segment of the Arachis hypogaea cultivar Tifrunner chromosome 5, arahy.Tifrunner.gnm2.J5K5, whole genome shotgun sequence genome:
gttgtcaggcacacgttcatgggttgaggaaggtgatgagtgtcacggatcatcaccttctccacagttaagcgcgaataaacatcttagataagaacaagcgtgtttgaatggaaaacaaaggaattgtattaaatcatcaagacgctgcagagctcctcacccccaacaatggagtttagagactcatgccgtcacaaagtatgtaattcagatctaaaaatgtcatgaggtacaagatatgtctgtaaaagttgtttaaatagtaaactaataacctagggttacagaaaatgaataaactaagataattggtgcagaaatccacttctggggcccacttggtgtgtgctggggctgagactaaagctttccatgtgcaaaggcctttcttggcgtcaaacttcaggttatgacgtgttttgggcgttcaactccggatcatgacgtttttctggcgtttaactccagacagcagcatgaacttggcgtttaacgccaagttacgtcgtctatcctcgctcaaagtatggactattatacattgctggaaagccctggatgtctactttccaacgccgttgagagcgcgccaattggactcctgtagctccagaaaatccatttcgagtgcagggaggtcaggatccaacagcatcagcagtcctttttcagcctaagtcagatttttgctcagctccctcaatttcagccagaaaatacctgaaatcacagaaaaacacacaaactcatagtaaagtccagaaatattatttttgcctaaaaactaatattattttactaaaaactaactgaaacatactaaaatctacatgaaattacccccaaaaagcgtataaaatatccgctcatcacagtcctatttttctcctgtaaagacatgatttatcgagatctcgtcattttcacaatttttaggtacCTGAACATCTTTTGGCatcaaaactatatcagaattttggacaactacagGTATCTTTATTATGTCATTATCTTTTTTaataggaatagtatttacctcttttctttttcaaagatttttgtctttggaaccgacaggcctaccATGCTTCTGACGTGAATTTGTTTTGGTGGCCATTTGTTTGATTGGGACATCAATTCAGATTAGAGTATTTTCAGCTGGTATATAGGATTTAGTGATCTTTTTCGTATCAGAatatgcatcaggcaattcatttgctattctttgcaaatgtataatcttttgaacttctagttcatattgccttgatcgaggatctaaacgCATAAAAAATAATGCAtttcaattaagttccttttcaagaGGCTTATTCTCTCCTCCTAATATTGGAAATTtcgattcatcaaaatgacaatctgcaaattgagctttaaacacatctcctgtttgtatctcaagataacTCGCTATAGAggaagaatcatatccaacatatattcctAAGTTTTTTGGGATCCCATTTTGGTGTGAGAAGGTGGTGCAATAGGTATCGCACACCTGAATATCCTCAAATGGAAAATATTTGGCTGCttgccaaaagctaattgcagtGGAGAGAACTGATGATAACTTGTTggtctcaaacgaataagtgttgcggcatgtaaaatagcatgcctagaaatcgaggttgggagatttgttctcataagtaagagTCTAGCAATCAATTAgaggcatttaataagtgattctgctaacccattttgtgtgtgaacatgagctactggatgttcaacgcttattccattagccatacaataagcatcaaaagcttgggaagtgaATTCACCAGTATTATCAAGGCgaattattttgattggattttttagaaattgtacttttaatcaaataatttggGCAAGTAATATCGCAAATGTaaagttgcgagaagacaatacgtacacatgtgaccatctcgaagatgcgccTAAgactataaaatatctaaaagatccacatggtggatgaatagatccacatatatcgccttgaattCTTTCTAGAAATTTAGgaaactcaaatccaatctttactagtgatggccttaaaattagttttccctgagaacatgcaacacaataaaattcactagatttaaagatcttctggttctttagtgaatgtccatagaaattttcaataattctccgcatcatggttgtttcAGGATGACTCAACTGATCGTGCCAAGTTAAGAATTCATTCGGGCTAGTAAACTtttggtttacagtggcatgtgattcgaTTGTACTAATTtcagtataatataacccagatgaaagcgatggtaacttttttaatataacattttatttgaatcatgagttgtgatatataagtattcatgatttttctcattcattgtttcaatatgatatccgtTCTgacgaatatctttaaaactcaataagtttcttagagacttgatagacaatagtgcattatttattataaattttgttcatcTGGAAAACAAAATCATAGCTCTTtcagagccttctatcacattagcggagccaataatagtattaacatattcttcttttggtatAAGATGTGTAAAATATATGTTACTTTTGAGAATGGCATGCGAACTTGCATTATTCGCAGAGGAAAACATCTTTACTATATGtccttgttattttttttaaagacaaataataataataaaatgagtaaaagtatatgcacaagaaaattattttcttgattgaaattgtttttctaagaaatactgtacatagtatcatatactaaaaactttattattattattattttagaacttgacatatttagtaattttgaaattcataaacatatatattttattaaatattatttatatacatcacacTTGAAATTTAAATACATTGGGAATaagacttaaatttttttttacattatttatttacttacatAAGTATTGAACCTAAATATCAAACTTTTTCATTATTGATCAAataaccaatatttccttcaggatcctcaaagaaatcaaatACTTCATGATAAGTGGTGTAATTTTCAGCAACATTCTTTGAAACAAAATTCGTCTCCTTCTCTTTGTCGTCTTTTTTCAATGATGCTTGacaaagatcaactaggtgcttTGGGGTATgataggtacgtgaccaatggtccTTTCCACCACAATGAAAATATTTAtcctttgttgatttattttgtccaTTATCTCACTTTTGGTGAGAtcatttcttgtgaacataatttttcttattatcaAAACCttaccatttacctcttctggggttatgATTTGCCCAATTTACTTCACGAATTGGGGCAGTGCCAGTTGGGCacacttcatgattttttaaaagcaatTCATTATTATACTCAGCAACAAAAAGGCAAGAAAttagctcagaatattttttaatttttttctcgatactgctgctgcaggagcacattcgaggcatggaaggtcgagaaagttttctctaacatgtcattatcagttatcttttccccacataatttcattcgtgaggtaattcgaaacattgctgaattgtattcatttatggatttaaaatcatgTAGATGTAAGTGCGTCTACTCATATCGAGTTTGAGAAAGTATCACTGTCTTTTGATAATTATACCTTTTTTCAAGGTTTTTCCATAGATCTGCATGATCTTttagtgtgagatattcatttttcaatccttcgtaaagatgacgacgaaggaagaTTATGGCTTTGGTTTTATCCTTCTGGAATGTATTATTTTCAGTGTTAATGGTATCTCctagatccattgaatcaagatggatttcgccatctagtatccatgataagtagttattttcagatatatcaagagcattaaattcaaaatgagagagctttgacataataaaaatttattacctgagtctttttaaaatttgatcagagtcttaTACGAGTCTTATACTGATaatgtgttgtaaaataaataaataaagaagaaaaaataagtataaaataaAGAAGTGTAAATAAATaactctagtattaatattcaccacaattaatatttcaatataatagaaataattcatatatatatatatagcatgtaaagaaagagaaaaatacttTATTATTGTTGTGTGTATTGCTTGAGGTTTAATTTCCTATTTATATACATTacgttttcaaatttttttaatgcatttCATCTTTGAGAACATAAATTGCCTATAATAAATAAACATCTACATCCCCATTCTAATCACaacattttgttatttttgtaacagaccattaATTATTTTCAGAGATgaggtttgaatttttttttttgggatggtCTGAGGATATGGTTAGGCTCAAGTTGGGTCTTGGCCTTTACTATGGGTAGCAAGCCTTTTTTAACTTCTACATAAAACAATCCAACACCTTCCAAAATCGAAACCCAACGAAAtccaaaagacaaaaaaaaaaaggttgcacACGTTACATAAAAAATACACATAGATACGGTTAAAGAAGTCTTTCTCCACACGATAAAAGCTAAACTAGTGCATGGAAGTCTTTCTCCGCTCgataaaaactaaactaatgcaTAGATAATTAGATATAGATCTATTAAAGCTAGTTAATAGGCATACATAATCAAATTTTTCTTTAGAAAAAGTAAATTACAGCTAAGCTAAACACCAACAGATTGTAGAAAAATCCCTCACTGCTTCACATGTACTTGACTTTGGGGTTAATCATTGAGATAAGGTTAGCGGGCTTGAATTGTCACCAACCTAACTAatcttaaaacaaattaaatgcgACCGCATCGACGGCAACGACTCTGCCACGTGGCACAACTTTCTTACTGTGTAAACCGCTGTAGTACTTTCTCTCTCCTaatcctaaaaataaaaaaaagggaaagaggttATTCGAAGTCTTATTTGTATAGCGCGTCGTGAAGCAAAGCGTTGCGTTGCGTTTGTTGAAGGGAATGGAACGGAAGGAGCTGGTTGGGTGTGTCCTCTTGAGCTGCAACGACAGGGTTTCCATCTTCTGAAATTCCGTTACGATTTCgataagagagagaaagagagaaagagagagagacagaTTCTTTGAAAATGGATGAACCTTTCTTCGATCTGGTTGAGTTCATGAAGAATCCCTCCATAACGGAGACATTCGTCGACATACTGCTATGCGCGGTGCCGATTTGGCTCGCCGTCATGATTGGCCTTGTCATCGGGTGGTCCTGGCGCCCGCGATGGACTGGCCTCGTCTTCCTCGGCCTCCGCAGCAAGTTCCGTTTCCTCTGGACGGCTCCGCCGGGATTCGGTGCCCGCCGACTCTGGTTCGCCTTCACCGCACTTTCCGCCTTCTCCATCTGCCGTACCTATTGGTTCAATCTCAAAGGCAAAGCCAAAGCCAAAGAGCAACAGCAGGAGCAGCATCCTTCCAAATCCGACGACATTGCTGAATCCAATTCCCCCAACCCTGCCAGAGATACTTCGAGGTGCCTCCTCAATTCTCCACCTCTTTTACTTGTTTGTCTATTTTCTACattgttttttaatttaattattttatgtcaATGCTGCTTATTTTGATAACTACTGCAAATTCGAAATTCAAGCGCTAGCTCGAGCTTTGATTTATCTGGTTTTGATGATGGTGAATATTAAACTAGGAATGCTTTCGTGAAAAATTGTATTACAAGGAAGGTGCATCGAAGCTCTCTGGTTATATCCATTTAGCAAGGGAGCAAGGTAGGTTAGGGCAAGAGATCCTCTACTAACAAACTGGAACGGGTATTTACGCATTAGGATAAGCCAATTGTTCTAGGGGGtatattattactgttttcatggATTATCCATTGACTAGTTTACTGCTTAttactgttttttgttttttacattTAGATTTTCTGCATTTCTAGGGAATAGTGTTAACTGTTAAGAAATTGATTGGTTGCTACACTGAAAACATCGAAGTTTGCAGTGCTTGTGTCTGGCATTTTATTTCCCCCATCGCTCTGTCCGTTAAATTGGGGGATTGTCTTTGTGTCGTATCTCCATCAATGTGACTATCGTCTTCTTTATTTATGGCGTCAGGAATTTCACAAATGCCCTGTAATAATGACCTTAATACTTGCTTGGTTTTAGTTATTGAATGGCTGTTctacatattttaattttattcatacagGCATCATGAAACATTTAATTCACTTTACAACTTGGTTAATGCACATGAATTAGGTCCAGTGATAAGGCTGATGATAAAGGGCAGGATCTTGTTACACAAGCTGATTTGGAACATTTTCTTCATCTTCTAGAAGGGAATGATGGAGAGATGGACTGGCAAAGTTTTATGGAAAAGACAACACCAACCATGCAATACCAAGCTTGGCGTCATGATCCTGAGGTAGAATCTAGGTTCACTTTTCCGTCTCATGGATATTCTGCCTATATTATTGGTGAATTTAGATTTCATTTCTATCGGTGCCTCTGTTGCCTGCTAGTTGAAAGAGGATTTATCTCGTTAATTTCTGTTCCTTGTTTTAAAACAAACACCATAACCGTACCATCATCTGTTGTGtggatgataataatgatgatcaatacATAATTCTGTTCCATTTTCCATTACGTATTTCTTTCTGATTCTCTAATTCCACAGCAAAAATAAATCAGCATCTGATATTGGATATGCTAACAGAACGGTCCTACAATTTACCGGAGCAGAACTGTCTTTGAAGATGCAACCCCAGAGCTGGTGAGGGATTTTTTCTGGGATGATGACTTTCGTCGTAAATGGGATACTATGCTTGCATACTGCAAAGTATTGGAGGAA
Coding sequences within it:
- the LOC112801306 gene encoding uncharacterized protein, which translates into the protein MDEPFFDLVEFMKNPSITETFVDILLCAVPIWLAVMIGLVIGWSWRPRWTGLVFLGLRSKFRFLWTAPPGFGARRLWFAFTALSAFSICRTYWFNLKGKAKAKEQQQEQHPSKSDDIAESNSPNPARDTSRSSDKADDKGQDLVTQADLEHFLHLLEGNDGEMDWQSFMEKTTPTMQYQAWRHDPENGPTIYRSRTVFEDATPELVRDFFWDDDFRRKWDTMLAYCKVLEECPHNGTMVTHWIKKFPFFCSDREYVIARRIWQAGNTYYCVTKGVPYASLPKRDKPRRVDLYFSSWAIKSVESRKGDGQLTACEVTLLHYEDMGIPKDVAKLGVRHGMWGAVKKLHSGMRAYQNTRKTDTSLSRCALMASKTTKISSETNMHCSVPASCREEEVKGIINNGRQKGHGIDWKWLAIGGTVALVLGVHNGPVGRALLLGAGHRFARR